Within the Bacillus pumilus genome, the region GGCCATGCAGCAGACATGCCAAGTGAGATGAATCACTATATTGGACAGCTTGCTTATGACAGTGAACTGGTAGAAGAGTAAGAAAGAGCGGATCACCGCTCTTTCTTTTTTGTTGAGACAGGAAGGAAAGACTTTCTCTCACTATATATAGTTTTTAATGGATGTGCAAAAGGTGAATATCTCATTTTCACATCACAAAATCATGTTTTGTAAACACGTCAATTTTATCTGAAAAAGAACGAAGCGCTTGATAATCCACTTCTACACCCATTCCTGGGGAACGAGGTACCTCAATAAAACCATTTTCAACCTTAATTTCAGGATAAATGATATCCTGCTCCCAATATTTTGACGAAGCTGAAATATCACCTGGAATAGTAAATTGCGGAAGAGAAGCAAGTGCCACGTTCTGCGCGCGGGAAATGCCTGTTTCAACCATTCCCCCACACCATAATGGAATTTGATGCTCTTTACTAAATGTATGGATTTTAAGGGCTTCTGTCAGCCCACCAACTCGTGAAGGCTTCACATTAATAATCTGACAGCTGCCAAGCTCTACAGCTTTTCTAGCGTCATCTAAGGAACAAATACTTTCATCCAAACATATCGGTGTTTTTAAATGCTTTTGCAAATGGCGATGATCGACGATATCATCTGCAGCTAATGGCTGTTCAATCATTAATAAACGAATGTCATCGAGCTGCTTGAGTTTGCTTATATCCTTTAACTCATAAGCAGAGTTTGCATCCGCCATGAGTGGAAGGTGGGGAAAAGATTCTCTAATTTTTTTAAGGAGTCCAATATCCTGTCCCGGCTTAATTTTCACCTTCACACGCTGATAGCCTTGGTCCACAAATTGCTGTATTTGCTTTAGCATGTCATCAACGGGTCCTAACCCTGCTACAACTCCAGAAGGTATTCTATCTTTGGTGCCGCCTAATACATCTCGTAACGACTTATTCTCACGCTTCGCATAAATATCCCAAACAGCCGCTTCAATTCCCGCTTTCGCCATCCTATTCCCTTTAAATTGGTACAGGCTGTCTGGTATGTCTGAAGGGTGTGTAAAGGTGCGTGTCAGCACATTTGGTATAAAGAAAGCTCTCAGCATATGGTAACA harbors:
- the menC gene encoding o-succinylbenzoate synthase; this translates as MIQIERVTLYHVTMKLKQPFTTSLGTISDREFIIVEVKDQTGLTGWGEVSAFSSPWYTEETIETCYHMLRAFFIPNVLTRTFTHPSDIPDSLYQFKGNRMAKAGIEAAVWDIYAKRENKSLRDVLGGTKDRIPSGVVAGLGPVDDMLKQIQQFVDQGYQRVKVKIKPGQDIGLLKKIRESFPHLPLMADANSAYELKDISKLKQLDDIRLLMIEQPLAADDIVDHRHLQKHLKTPICLDESICSLDDARKAVELGSCQIINVKPSRVGGLTEALKIHTFSKEHQIPLWCGGMVETGISRAQNVALASLPQFTIPGDISASSKYWEQDIIYPEIKVENGFIEVPRSPGMGVEVDYQALRSFSDKIDVFTKHDFVM